The proteins below are encoded in one region of Clostridium pasteurianum DSM 525 = ATCC 6013:
- a CDS encoding CoA-disulfide reductase produces MKKKILIIGGVAGGASAAARLRRLDEDAEIIMFEKGEYISFANCGLPYYIGETIKDRKKLIVQTPENMVKRFNVDVKPNSEVIGVDTNRKFVKVNSKDKGIYEENYDYLILSPGAKPMKPNIEGIDSKKIITLRNIPDTDKIKNYVDNNDIKNTVVIGGGFIGVEMAENLVQRGINVTLVEAAPHILAPFDTDMTVIAEKELESNGVNLILGDGVKSFKDTENSLEILLSSNTKLTTDLVILAIGVVPDTDFIKGSQIKLGKRGHILVDKNMKTNIENIYAVGDAVEIKDFVNGQSTAIPLAGPANKQGRIAADNIAGLNKSFNGSQGTAIIKIFGLTAANTGNNERTLKRLDIPYKVIYVHPVSHASYYPGASPISIKLIFNEKGTILGAQAMGYEGVDKRIDVIASVMRLHGTIYDLTELELNYAPPFSSAKDPVNMAGFTAENVLTGKSEVITPTELYYYDLSNSILVDVRSKLEFNNGHIDGAINIPVDNLRERLSELDKNKEIIVYCQVGLRGYVAERILKQKGFKVKNLTGGYKTASMLNYKPKEINFTEQKELDSESMKEVAATDGNYNCNKVLDTCGLCCPGPLMEVKKSVDELKNGETLKVTASDPGFYEDIKSWCNTTNNTLINLTKDNANITALIKKNCETLEKTSSNISVPPANTNKTMVVFSGDLDKAIASFIIANGAASMGKKVTMFFTFWGLNVLRKSEKVSVKKSFIEKMFGIMMPRGSKKLKLSNMNMLGMGAKMIRGIMKNKNVSSLEDLMETAIANGVEIVACQMSMDVMGIQKEELIDDIKIGGVGYYLGEAENSNVNLFI; encoded by the coding sequence ATGAAAAAGAAAATTTTAATTATAGGTGGCGTTGCTGGTGGTGCATCCGCAGCTGCAAGACTTAGAAGATTAGATGAGGATGCAGAAATAATAATGTTTGAAAAAGGTGAATATATCTCTTTTGCAAATTGTGGTTTACCTTACTATATAGGTGAAACCATTAAGGATAGAAAAAAACTTATTGTTCAGACTCCTGAAAATATGGTAAAAAGATTTAATGTGGACGTAAAACCTAATAGTGAAGTAATAGGCGTTGACACCAATAGAAAATTTGTAAAGGTAAATAGTAAAGATAAAGGAATTTATGAAGAAAACTATGATTACTTAATACTTTCTCCAGGTGCAAAACCAATGAAACCAAATATAGAAGGCATAGACAGCAAAAAAATTATAACCCTCAGAAACATTCCAGATACAGATAAAATAAAAAACTATGTGGATAATAATGATATAAAGAATACTGTAGTTATAGGCGGCGGTTTTATCGGTGTTGAAATGGCTGAAAACTTAGTGCAGCGAGGAATAAATGTAACTTTAGTGGAAGCAGCCCCCCATATATTGGCTCCTTTTGATACTGATATGACAGTTATAGCTGAAAAGGAGTTGGAAAGTAATGGGGTTAATTTAATACTTGGAGATGGTGTTAAAAGTTTTAAAGATACTGAAAACAGCCTTGAAATTTTATTGTCAAGTAACACAAAACTAACTACTGATCTAGTAATTTTAGCTATTGGTGTTGTTCCTGATACAGATTTTATAAAAGGAAGCCAGATTAAACTTGGAAAAAGGGGTCATATATTAGTTGATAAGAATATGAAGACAAATATAGAAAATATATATGCTGTAGGTGATGCTGTGGAGATAAAAGACTTCGTAAATGGGCAAAGTACAGCTATACCCCTTGCTGGACCAGCTAATAAACAAGGAAGAATTGCAGCAGATAATATAGCCGGTCTAAACAAAAGCTTTAATGGTTCCCAAGGCACTGCTATCATTAAGATATTTGGCTTAACTGCCGCAAACACAGGAAATAATGAAAGGACTTTAAAAAGATTAGATATACCTTATAAAGTTATATACGTTCATCCAGTATCACACGCTTCTTATTACCCTGGTGCATCCCCTATTTCAATAAAACTTATTTTCAATGAAAAGGGAACAATACTTGGTGCCCAAGCTATGGGTTATGAAGGTGTTGATAAAAGAATAGACGTTATAGCTTCAGTTATGAGACTTCACGGAACCATATATGACTTAACAGAACTTGAACTTAATTATGCTCCTCCTTTTTCCTCTGCAAAAGATCCTGTTAACATGGCAGGCTTTACTGCTGAAAATGTACTTACTGGAAAAAGTGAAGTTATTACTCCTACAGAACTATATTACTATGACTTGTCAAATTCTATATTAGTTGATGTACGTTCTAAACTGGAATTTAACAATGGTCATATAGATGGAGCCATAAATATCCCTGTAGATAATTTAAGAGAAAGATTATCAGAGCTGGATAAAAACAAGGAAATTATTGTCTATTGTCAGGTAGGTCTTAGAGGCTATGTAGCTGAAAGGATACTTAAACAAAAAGGTTTCAAGGTTAAAAATTTAACTGGTGGATACAAAACTGCATCCATGCTAAATTATAAACCAAAGGAAATTAACTTTACTGAACAAAAAGAATTAGATTCTGAATCAATGAAAGAAGTAGCGGCAACTGATGGTAACTATAACTGCAATAAGGTTTTGGATACTTGCGGCTTATGCTGCCCAGGACCTTTAATGGAAGTAAAAAAATCTGTAGATGAATTAAAGAATGGAGAAACGTTAAAAGTTACTGCTTCCGATCCAGGCTTTTATGAAGATATAAAATCTTGGTGTAATACTACTAATAATACTCTTATAAATTTAACTAAGGATAATGCCAATATTACGGCTTTGATTAAAAAGAATTGTGAAACCTTAGAAAAAACTTCCTCCAACATTTCTGTTCCCCCTGCTAATACTAATAAAACCATGGTAGTATTCAGCGGAGATTTAGACAAAGCCATAGCTTCCTTTATAATTGCTAATGGTGCTGCCAGTATGGGTAAAAAAGTAACTATGTTTTTCACCTTCTGGGGACTTAATGTTTTAAGGAAAAGTGAAAAAGTGTCAGTTAAAAAAAGCTTTATTGAAAAGATGTTTGGAATAATGATGCCAAGAGGAAGTAAAAAATTAAAACTGTCAAATATGAATATGCTTGGTATGGGTGCTAAGATGATACGTGGTATTATGAAAAATAAAAATGTATCTTCTCTTGAAGATCTGATGGAGACTGCTATAGCTAATGGTGTTGAAATAGTTGCCTGCCAAATGTCCATGGATGTAATGGGAATACAAAAGGAAGAACTTATTGATGATATTAAAATAGGCGGCGTAGGTTACTATCTGGGAGAAGCAGAAAACTCAAATGTAAATCTATTTATATAA
- a CDS encoding YitT family protein, protein MKKKLIDVYRNISRVLFIIIGALLSSIALETFLIPNNMIDGGIVGISIMVSHITKIPLGVFTFALNVPFFILGYKQIGKTFTLCTLFAVFCLSMGVSFFTPFREVTHDVFLAAIFGGIIQGLGVGLIIRNGGSLDGTEIVAIILDKRISFSIGEIVMFFNLFILGISGFMFGWDRAMYSLIAYFIAFKVIDIVVEGLDESKAVTIVSSEYQEISEAIMARLGRGLTLLDGKGAYKGIPTSVLYVVVSRLEVAKLKSIVYNFDQSALITVSSVEVAGKKYKKKAIH, encoded by the coding sequence ATGAAAAAAAAGTTAATAGATGTCTATCGTAATATTAGCAGGGTATTATTTATAATCATAGGAGCTCTTTTATCATCTATAGCATTGGAAACATTTTTAATTCCAAATAACATGATAGATGGAGGTATAGTAGGTATATCCATTATGGTTAGTCATATAACAAAAATACCTTTAGGTGTTTTCACATTTGCGCTTAATGTACCATTTTTTATATTGGGATATAAGCAAATAGGTAAGACTTTTACTTTATGTACGCTATTTGCGGTATTCTGCCTATCTATGGGAGTTTCATTTTTTACACCTTTTCGTGAAGTTACACATGATGTATTTCTTGCAGCTATCTTTGGAGGTATTATTCAAGGGCTTGGAGTAGGTTTAATCATAAGAAATGGAGGATCTCTTGATGGAACAGAAATAGTGGCCATAATACTTGATAAGAGAATAAGTTTTTCAATTGGAGAAATTGTTATGTTTTTCAACTTATTCATCTTAGGAATTTCAGGATTTATGTTCGGATGGGACAGGGCTATGTATTCACTTATAGCTTATTTTATAGCCTTTAAAGTTATTGATATTGTGGTAGAAGGTTTGGATGAATCAAAGGCTGTCACTATTGTTTCATCAGAATATCAGGAAATATCAGAAGCCATAATGGCAAGACTTGGTAGAGGGCTAACTCTTCTTGATGGAAAGGGTGCCTACAAGGGAATTCCAACAAGTGTATTGTATGTAGTTGTATCTCGTCTTGAAGTAGCCAAGCTCAAATCTATAGTATACAATTTTGACCAAAGTGCATTGATAACCGTAAGCAGTGTAGAAGTAGCAGGAAAGAAATACAAGAAGAAGGCTATCCATTAA
- a CDS encoding FeoA family protein has protein sequence MMPITMLKVGETNNIKNITGNDKTRRHLEHLGFIIGENVTVVSEIAGNLIVGVKNSRIALSKSMANRIMV, from the coding sequence ATGATGCCGATTACAATGTTAAAAGTAGGAGAAACGAACAATATTAAAAATATTACTGGTAATGATAAAACTCGCCGACATCTAGAACATCTTGGATTTATTATTGGAGAAAACGTAACAGTGGTATCTGAGATAGCTGGCAATCTGATTGTAGGTGTTAAAAATTCTCGTATTGCCTTAAGCAAGTCAATGGCAAATAGGATTATGGTATGA
- a CDS encoding FeoA family protein — protein sequence MKTLKSTKCGETVTIIKVHGQGPVKRRFMDMGLTKGTEVYVRKVAPLGDPVEVNVRGYELSLRKEDASMIEVG from the coding sequence ATGAAAACTCTAAAAAGTACTAAATGTGGTGAAACAGTTACTATAATTAAAGTTCATGGACAAGGACCAGTAAAAAGAAGATTTATGGATATGGGCTTAACTAAAGGAACTGAAGTTTATGTAAGGAAGGTAGCTCCTCTTGGAGATCCTGTAGAAGTAAATGTAAGAGGTTATGAGCTTAGTCTTCGTAAAGAAGATGCAAGCATGATTGAAGTAGGCTAA
- a CDS encoding MFS transporter, with amino-acid sequence MSYIQKGTKEFKNTNIALFAGGFNTFAILYCTQPLMPELSREFKISPTIASLSLSVTTITLAFSMLLFGSLSEVLGRKIVMSFSIVSASILVLLTAFVPGFHYLLIFRVLQGLVLAGLPAVAMAYIGEEIEAKSLGMAMGLYISGNSIGGMAGRIIIGTITDFFNWRAALACIGILGLMFSILFLIKLPESKNFTPRKFEVSKLLKSMINHIKNPRLLCLYAIGFLIMGSFVSLYNFIGYQLLEPPYSLSQVLVGFIFLIYIIGTFSSTWMGRMADRYGQSKVLWIVILVMAIGAVITLKISLIIKIIGIAIFTFGFFGAHSIASSWIGKLSTHDKSQASALYLFFYYIGSSIGGTSGGTFWSLYGWKGVIGMISCFLILAVLLSVTVAFITKKINLKQENLPCK; translated from the coding sequence ATGAGTTATATTCAAAAGGGAACCAAGGAATTTAAAAATACTAATATCGCCTTGTTTGCAGGGGGATTTAATACTTTTGCTATTTTATACTGTACACAGCCTTTAATGCCAGAACTTTCTAGAGAATTTAAAATTTCACCAACCATTGCAAGTTTGTCACTTTCAGTTACAACTATTACATTGGCTTTTAGTATGTTATTATTTGGTTCATTATCAGAAGTTTTGGGACGAAAAATAGTTATGTCATTTTCAATTGTTTCAGCTTCAATATTAGTATTACTTACTGCCTTTGTTCCTGGATTTCACTATCTTTTAATATTCAGAGTGCTGCAAGGACTTGTTTTAGCAGGGTTGCCAGCTGTTGCTATGGCATATATAGGTGAAGAAATTGAAGCAAAAAGTCTTGGTATGGCTATGGGACTATATATTAGTGGAAACTCTATAGGGGGTATGGCAGGACGTATAATAATAGGTACTATCACGGATTTCTTTAATTGGAGAGCTGCACTTGCCTGTATAGGAATTTTGGGGCTTATGTTTAGTATTTTATTCTTGATTAAGCTGCCGGAGTCAAAAAATTTTACTCCTCGTAAATTTGAAGTGAGTAAATTATTGAAGTCTATGATAAATCATATTAAGAATCCTAGATTGCTCTGTTTATATGCTATAGGATTTTTAATTATGGGAAGTTTTGTTTCCTTATATAATTTTATCGGATATCAGTTGCTAGAACCTCCTTATTCACTTAGTCAGGTTTTAGTTGGGTTCATTTTTCTTATTTATATAATAGGTACCTTTAGTTCTACCTGGATGGGACGTATGGCAGATAGATATGGACAATCTAAAGTACTTTGGATTGTAATATTGGTGATGGCTATAGGTGCAGTTATAACTTTAAAAATAAGTTTAATTATAAAAATTATAGGAATTGCAATTTTTACCTTTGGATTTTTTGGGGCCCATTCTATCGCCAGCAGCTGGATAGGAAAACTGTCTACTCATGATAAATCACAGGCTTCTGCACTTTATCTGTTCTTTTATTACATAGGCTCAAGTATTGGTGGGACTTCAGGAGGAACTTTTTGGTCGTTGTATGGATGGAAGGGAGTAATTGGAATGATAAGCTGTTTTTTGATATTGGCGGTATTGCTTTCCGTTACAGTAGCTTTCATCACAAAGAAGATCAATTTAAAACAGGAAAATTTGCCCTGTAAGTAA
- a CDS encoding ArsR/SmtB family transcription factor encodes MNKDLSQFNDAAEILKILAHPVRLCIVKGLIENGGCNVSHMQECLGIPQSTVSQHLQKLKSAGIIRGMRNGLEIRYKVSNKKIAALLNTLFSED; translated from the coding sequence ATGAATAAGGATTTATCTCAATTTAACGATGCAGCTGAAATACTAAAAATACTTGCCCATCCGGTAAGACTTTGTATAGTCAAGGGTTTAATAGAAAATGGAGGCTGCAATGTAAGCCATATGCAAGAATGTTTGGGAATTCCCCAGTCCACAGTATCTCAACATTTACAAAAGCTTAAAAGTGCCGGAATCATAAGAGGAATGAGAAATGGATTAGAAATACGCTATAAAGTATCTAATAAAAAAATAGCCGCTTTATTGAATACATTGTTTAGTGAAGATTGA
- a CDS encoding ABC transporter permease has product MVEFKAALINELEKLYKKKKALVGIILALFFIIIGQIFISLVRSNFGVQGVSSNEFPFLILSIIINTLLPLFVALVTIDSFSGEFSKNTMKIVLTRPVSRLKLFSAKIASIVIFIFSILMLTMIFSIISGLIFNANSFSFIGILEIILSYVVTLFPMIVLCLMIALFTNIIKSEVGVFFFSILVFIGLKALGIFFSAYSGLIFTSMLSWYNLWIMDTIPVFKIFRQFMMLLSYAIILFTGGYLLFDRKDF; this is encoded by the coding sequence ATGGTAGAATTTAAAGCAGCTTTAATAAACGAATTAGAAAAATTATATAAAAAGAAAAAAGCTTTAGTTGGAATTATACTTGCACTATTTTTTATAATAATAGGTCAGATTTTTATATCCCTAGTGAGAAGTAATTTTGGAGTTCAAGGAGTTTCCAGTAATGAGTTCCCCTTTCTTATTTTATCCATAATAATAAACACTCTGCTGCCTTTATTTGTGGCATTGGTAACTATCGACAGTTTTTCTGGTGAATTTTCCAAAAACACTATGAAAATTGTCCTTACAAGACCTGTATCAAGACTGAAGCTTTTTTCAGCAAAAATAGCTTCCATAGTAATATTTATATTTTCAATTTTAATGCTTACAATGATATTTTCCATAATTTCGGGACTTATATTTAATGCAAATTCCTTTAGTTTTATAGGAATTTTAGAGATAATACTCTCCTATGTAGTTACCCTGTTTCCAATGATAGTATTATGTCTTATGATTGCACTATTCACAAATATAATAAAAAGCGAAGTAGGTGTGTTTTTCTTTTCTATACTGGTATTTATCGGTCTCAAAGCCCTTGGAATTTTCTTTTCAGCCTATTCAGGATTGATTTTTACCTCTATGCTAAGCTGGTACAATCTATGGATTATGGACACTATACCTGTTTTTAAAATTTTCCGCCAGTTCATGATGCTCTTAAGTTATGCTATAATACTATTTACAGGAGGATATCTCTTATTTGACAGAAAAGACTTTTAA
- a CDS encoding ABC transporter ATP-binding protein — MKKVIEITNLSKTYKNNRGVQDLNLDIYEGDIFGFLGPNGAGKTTAMKIMTGLVKPDRGEVKILGHSVQEEFEKAMASVGCIIETAEVFHYLTAFENLKQFSRFYENVDNNRINEVLDMVGLSKFKDEKPTKFSLGMKQRLGIAAVLLSNPKIIILDEPLNGMDVEGMISMRNIIKNLAKKEKTTFFISSHLIHDIELTCTTIGVLYNGRLINVDNTKNILNNYASLENYFISEVERNGRI; from the coding sequence TTGAAAAAAGTTATAGAAATAACCAACCTATCTAAAACCTATAAAAATAACAGAGGTGTTCAGGATCTTAATCTTGACATATACGAAGGAGACATATTCGGCTTTCTTGGTCCCAATGGTGCTGGTAAAACCACTGCCATGAAAATAATGACAGGACTTGTAAAACCCGATAGAGGAGAAGTAAAAATATTAGGTCACAGTGTTCAGGAAGAATTTGAAAAGGCCATGGCCAGTGTGGGCTGCATCATTGAAACCGCTGAAGTATTTCACTATCTTACAGCCTTTGAAAATCTTAAACAATTCTCAAGATTCTATGAAAATGTAGATAACAATAGAATTAATGAAGTTTTAGATATGGTAGGTCTCTCCAAATTCAAAGATGAAAAACCTACTAAATTTTCTCTTGGAATGAAACAAAGATTGGGTATTGCAGCAGTATTATTATCAAATCCAAAGATTATAATTTTAGATGAGCCTCTAAACGGTATGGATGTAGAAGGAATGATCAGCATGAGAAATATAATAAAAAATCTAGCGAAAAAAGAAAAGACAACTTTCTTTATTTCCAGTCATCTTATACACGATATAGAATTGACTTGCACAACTATTGGAGTTTTATATAATGGAAGACTTATCAATGTAGATAACACTAAAAATATATTGAATAATTATGCTTCATTAGAAAATTATTTTATCAGCGAGGTAGAGAGAAATGGTAGAATTTAA
- a CDS encoding CBS domain-containing protein, whose amino-acid sequence MNVAFFLTPKTEVICEKITSTMRQVLERMEYHRYSAIPIIDDEGKYVGTLTEGDLLWKMKNSPNLKFKDTSKVHVYDIPRHIVNKPVHINSNIEDLISTAVNQNFVPVVDDNNIFIGIIKRSDIITYCYEKLFHNNMKKEA is encoded by the coding sequence ATGAATGTAGCATTTTTTTTAACACCGAAAACAGAAGTTATATGTGAGAAGATAACTTCTACAATGAGGCAGGTATTAGAGAGAATGGAATATCACAGATATAGTGCAATTCCAATAATAGATGATGAAGGAAAATATGTAGGGACTTTAACAGAAGGGGATTTACTTTGGAAGATGAAAAATAGTCCAAATCTTAAATTTAAAGATACCAGTAAAGTTCATGTATATGATATACCAAGGCATATTGTAAATAAGCCAGTCCATATAAATTCCAATATAGAGGATTTAATTTCAACAGCGGTAAACCAAAATTTTGTTCCAGTAGTAGATGACAATAACATATTTATAGGAATAATTAAGAGGAGTGATATAATAACCTATTGTTATGAAAAGCTATTTCATAATAACATGAAAAAAGAAGCTTAG
- a CDS encoding polysaccharide deacetylase family protein: protein MKKSRLNRRKYQRRNKFIIITSLFIVCILFAGIGIKFTLRAKASSENQNTLQKVPVSTTNNQSIQHNNTAKNKADKPPAVQNTVSSNNSAGNNAPSSKNAGNNPVPPANTSSTDKGSEAPTPDNEEVPNKVAYLTFDDGPSVNVTPKVLDILKQENVQATFFVIGSMCEENPELLKREKAEGHSIGNHTYSHEYNIVYSSPENFIKDIKKSQDVITKIIGTHDTSLIRFPGGSFGRHSYKDAVSKAGYRYIDWNCLTGDAEVSRASVDRLLLRFNETMGNQDKLIILMHDAPYKTTTPEALPQIIKILKDKGYTFKGL, encoded by the coding sequence ATGAAAAAAAGCAGACTAAATAGAAGAAAATATCAAAGACGAAATAAATTTATTATCATTACAAGTTTATTTATTGTCTGTATATTATTTGCTGGAATTGGAATTAAATTTACTCTGAGAGCAAAAGCTAGTTCAGAAAATCAAAATACCTTACAAAAAGTACCTGTTTCCACAACTAATAATCAAAGCATTCAACATAATAATACTGCCAAAAATAAAGCTGACAAACCACCCGCTGTTCAAAACACAGTTAGTAGTAATAATTCAGCTGGAAATAATGCACCTTCATCAAAAAATGCAGGAAATAATCCAGTACCGCCAGCTAATACTTCATCAACTGACAAAGGAAGTGAGGCACCAACACCAGATAATGAAGAAGTTCCCAATAAGGTGGCATATTTAACCTTTGATGATGGCCCAAGTGTTAATGTTACTCCAAAAGTTTTAGATATATTAAAGCAAGAAAATGTACAAGCTACTTTCTTTGTAATAGGAAGCATGTGTGAAGAAAATCCTGAGCTTTTAAAACGTGAGAAGGCAGAAGGTCATTCCATTGGTAACCATACTTATTCTCATGAGTATAACATAGTATATTCATCCCCTGAAAATTTCATCAAAGATATTAAAAAATCCCAAGATGTAATAACTAAAATAATTGGTACTCATGATACAAGCCTTATAAGATTTCCAGGTGGTTCTTTTGGCAGACATTCTTATAAAGATGCTGTAAGTAAAGCCGGTTATCGCTACATTGATTGGAATTGTCTTACAGGAGATGCGGAAGTATCAAGGGCTTCTGTAGATAGATTGCTGCTTAGATTCAATGAAACCATGGGAAATCAAGATAAGCTTATAATTTTAATGCACGATGCACCTTATAAAACTACTACACCGGAAGCATTGCCTCAAATTATAAAAATTCTAAAGGATAAAGGCTATACTTTTAAAGGGCTTTAG
- a CDS encoding PPK2 family polyphosphate kinase — translation MENFTIVKNNKISLKDFSPEDTENLSKDNINDEYLCLQEKFSEFQNILYASKKFSLLIILQGMDCSGKDGTAKKILSGINPNGFNVKSFKEPTQEELSHDYLWRVHKYCPSMGNITIFNRSYYEDVLITRVHRQINDTIAFKRFKEINKFEKYLINNNILVLKFFLHISKDFQREKIEERLKNPKKHWKFSLSDLKERNFWDKYQQCYEDIICNCSTKKAPWHIIPSNNRWFRDYIILKIIVNNLQSLKLEYPKTNDNIQALINELNNSR, via the coding sequence ATGGAAAATTTCACTATAGTTAAAAATAATAAAATTAGTTTAAAAGATTTCTCCCCTGAGGATACTGAAAATCTCTCAAAAGATAATATCAATGATGAATATTTATGTTTACAAGAAAAATTTTCAGAATTTCAAAACATCCTCTATGCTTCAAAAAAATTTTCTCTACTGATTATCCTGCAGGGAATGGACTGCAGTGGCAAAGATGGTACTGCAAAAAAGATACTCTCAGGAATAAATCCCAATGGCTTCAATGTAAAAAGTTTTAAGGAACCAACCCAGGAAGAACTAAGTCATGATTATCTTTGGAGAGTTCATAAATACTGCCCCTCAATGGGAAACATAACCATATTCAATAGATCTTACTATGAAGACGTACTAATAACAAGGGTTCATAGACAAATAAATGATACAATAGCTTTTAAAAGATTTAAAGAAATAAATAAATTTGAAAAATACTTAATAAATAATAACATACTAGTATTAAAATTTTTTTTACATATATCAAAGGATTTTCAAAGAGAAAAAATTGAAGAAAGACTTAAAAATCCTAAAAAGCACTGGAAATTTTCTCTATCAGATCTTAAAGAAAGAAATTTTTGGGATAAATATCAACAATGCTATGAAGACATAATTTGTAATTGCAGTACAAAAAAGGCCCCTTGGCATATAATACCTTCAAATAATAGATGGTTTAGGGACTATATAATACTTAAAATTATAGTAAATAATCTACAAAGTTTAAAATTAGAATACCCTAAAACCAATGATAACATACAGGCTCTGATAAATGAACTTAATAACAGTCGTTAA